One Salvelinus namaycush isolate Seneca chromosome 29, SaNama_1.0, whole genome shotgun sequence genomic region harbors:
- the LOC120024584 gene encoding protein FAM177A1-like isoform X2 has product MSESFKEGPDIQGTQFRGPSLSQQRRVIHFSSGETLEEDNSEEEEDTSHEQVFREPEDMLKLPWKAYTWSLGRKSLRTCDFLGEKLAGLLGLNTAKYQYAVDEYQRSIKTTASKETECSYEEGTERIHLSSRMSSEYGATSFYRLPAGSQASQNIEHRTTGSHNKGYQNDNEH; this is encoded by the exons ATGAGCGAAAGTTTCAAGGAA GGCCCTGACATTCAGGGGACACAGTTCAGGGGTCCCTCTCTGTCCCAGCAGAGGAGGGTCATCCATTTCTCCAGCGGTGAGACTCTGGAGGAAGATAacagtgaggaagaggaggatacaTCACATGAGCAGGTGTTTAGGGAGCCTGAAGACATG CTTAAACTCCCGTGGAAAGCATATACTTGGTCTCTGGGCAGGAAGTCATTGCGCA CTTGTGATTTTCTTGGGGAAAAACTGGCTGGTCTACTTGGCCTTAACACTGCCAAATACCAGTATGCTGTAGACGAATATCAACGCTCCATTAAG ACCACAGCCAGTAAAGAAACTGAATGCTCTTATGAGGAAGGCACAGAGAGAATTCACCTTTCTTCAAGGATGAGCAGTGAATATGGGGCCACAAGCTTCTACAGACTCCCTGCTGGTTCTCAAGCCTCCCAAAACATTGAGCACAGAACTACAGGATCCCACAACAAGGGCTATCAAAATGATAATGAGCACTGA
- the LOC120024584 gene encoding protein FAM177A1-like isoform X1, with the protein MNCLCRTGVFEKIWSNSQCVSQGPDIQGTQFRGPSLSQQRRVIHFSSGETLEEDNSEEEEDTSHEQVFREPEDMLKLPWKAYTWSLGRKSLRTCDFLGEKLAGLLGLNTAKYQYAVDEYQRSIKTTASKETECSYEEGTERIHLSSRMSSEYGATSFYRLPAGSQASQNIEHRTTGSHNKGYQNDNEH; encoded by the exons ATGAATTGTTTATGCAGAACTGGGGTATTCGAGAAGATATGGAGTAATTCACAGTGTGTCTCTCAGGGCCCTGACATTCAGGGGACACAGTTCAGGGGTCCCTCTCTGTCCCAGCAGAGGAGGGTCATCCATTTCTCCAGCGGTGAGACTCTGGAGGAAGATAacagtgaggaagaggaggatacaTCACATGAGCAGGTGTTTAGGGAGCCTGAAGACATG CTTAAACTCCCGTGGAAAGCATATACTTGGTCTCTGGGCAGGAAGTCATTGCGCA CTTGTGATTTTCTTGGGGAAAAACTGGCTGGTCTACTTGGCCTTAACACTGCCAAATACCAGTATGCTGTAGACGAATATCAACGCTCCATTAAG ACCACAGCCAGTAAAGAAACTGAATGCTCTTATGAGGAAGGCACAGAGAGAATTCACCTTTCTTCAAGGATGAGCAGTGAATATGGGGCCACAAGCTTCTACAGACTCCCTGCTGGTTCTCAAGCCTCCCAAAACATTGAGCACAGAACTACAGGATCCCACAACAAGGGCTATCAAAATGATAATGAGCACTGA